In Gammaproteobacteria bacterium, one genomic interval encodes:
- a CDS encoding O-antigen ligase family protein — protein MMRELQGLKASAAAWTARAAGEGRADWAQRLVVAAVVLLFPATCLLLDRSDSVGLLLLTVIGLGVWARNRLRAGCSRREWLYLASFVFFFLVCVLAFELGRQTDSGFHMLGRYLRLTLVLPAYLALRRYRPPGLLVWAGLGLGALALGVDAVWERTSVVGFLRPNGDANLANVFGDLATVTTFAFAAGYVHMGARLPRLGSKLAMLCVLAGLLACFLSGTRGAWLALPVLLMLFLAGRHLLHPRSVLIGAVSVAGLFVALYLVPQTRVRERLENAVSQFRTYSQVQQGMESMGDPPVCMGEPTLLRAWAGSALPLSRETAGWKVAYEDGMRRRWLVKLGCQGRFGVLRFENPGDHRIRLKLLRAQAPGIGRVHTRWLVSGSAILKFGHGGGSVHPVKHVRSYRPVDMFANHQYGGSITVTLPPHATFKVVPVETTFGEYRYAALSHSSISERLTMWGEAWQLFRVHPVLGVGLGGYMATVQERVAQGKAPPLAAEYDHPHNEYLDALAGRGLIGFLSLLALLGVPAWLFIRGLRSPDPERVGAALAGVLVTAGFALFGLTETIFIHSVAMVWYVIMTAVFLVTMRAEDEAR, from the coding sequence ATGATGCGGGAGCTGCAGGGGCTCAAGGCTTCCGCCGCCGCCTGGACCGCGCGCGCGGCAGGCGAGGGCCGCGCCGACTGGGCGCAGCGCCTCGTGGTGGCGGCGGTGGTGCTGCTGTTCCCGGCCACCTGCCTGCTCCTGGACCGCAGCGACAGCGTCGGCCTGCTGCTGCTCACCGTGATCGGCCTCGGGGTGTGGGCGCGCAACCGCCTGCGTGCCGGCTGCTCGCGCCGCGAGTGGCTCTACCTCGCGTCCTTCGTGTTCTTCTTCCTGGTCTGCGTGCTGGCCTTCGAGCTCGGCCGCCAGACCGACTCCGGCTTCCACATGCTCGGGCGCTACCTGCGCCTCACATTGGTGCTGCCAGCCTACCTCGCGCTGCGCCGCTACCGGCCGCCGGGGCTCCTGGTGTGGGCGGGCCTCGGGCTGGGCGCGTTGGCGCTGGGCGTGGATGCGGTGTGGGAGCGCACTTCCGTCGTTGGCTTCCTGCGTCCGAATGGCGATGCGAATCTCGCCAATGTGTTCGGCGACCTCGCCACCGTCACCACCTTCGCCTTCGCCGCCGGCTACGTGCATATGGGCGCGCGCCTGCCGCGCCTCGGCTCGAAGCTGGCGATGCTGTGCGTGCTGGCGGGGCTGCTCGCCTGCTTCCTGTCCGGCACCCGCGGCGCCTGGCTGGCGCTGCCGGTGTTGCTGATGCTGTTCCTGGCCGGGCGTCACCTCCTGCATCCCCGCAGCGTGCTCATCGGAGCGGTGTCGGTGGCGGGACTCTTCGTCGCCTTGTATCTCGTGCCGCAGACCCGCGTCCGCGAGCGCCTCGAGAACGCGGTATCCCAGTTCCGGACCTACTCGCAGGTGCAGCAAGGCATGGAGTCCATGGGCGACCCGCCGGTGTGCATGGGTGAGCCGACGTTGCTGAGGGCCTGGGCCGGAAGCGCGCTGCCCCTGAGCCGGGAGACTGCGGGTTGGAAGGTGGCTTATGAGGACGGCATGCGGCGGCGCTGGTTGGTGAAACTGGGTTGCCAAGGCCGCTTCGGCGTGCTGCGGTTCGAGAATCCCGGCGACCACCGCATCCGGCTGAAGCTGCTGCGGGCCCAGGCGCCCGGGATCGGGCGCGTGCACACGCGCTGGCTCGTGTCCGGCAGCGCCATCCTCAAGTTCGGCCACGGCGGCGGCAGCGTCCACCCTGTGAAGCATGTACGTTCCTACCGGCCGGTGGACATGTTCGCGAACCATCAATATGGCGGCAGCATCACCGTCACCCTGCCTCCGCATGCCACCTTCAAGGTGGTGCCGGTGGAGACGACGTTCGGTGAATACCGCTACGCGGCCCTGAGCCATTCCTCCATCAGCGAGAGGCTCACCATGTGGGGTGAAGCCTGGCAGCTGTTCCGCGTGCACCCGGTGCTGGGTGTCGGCCTGGGAGGCTACATGGCGACGGTGCAGGAGCGGGTGGCGCAGGGCAAGGCGCCGCCGCTGGCCGCCGAGTACGACCACCCCCACAACGAGTACCTGGACGCATTGGCGGGCCGCGGCCTGATCGGGTTCCTGAGCTTGCTGGCGCTGCTGGGCGTGCCGGCGTGGCTGTTCATCCGGGGCCTGCGGAGTCCGGATCCGGAACGGGTGGGTGCGGCGCTCGCCGGCGTGCTGGTGACCGCGGGCTTCGCCCTGTTCGGCCTCACCGAGACGATATTCATCCATTCGGTGGCCATGGTCTGGTATGTCATCATGACCGCCGTATTCCTGGTGACGATGCGAGCGGAGGACGAAGCGCGGTGA
- the lnt gene encoding apolipoprotein N-acyltransferase: protein MSPVAAILHRISTRALEWRAGRAGDAAAALLGLLAVFAFAPFGCYPLAVLALAGLAWLIAPLGWRRAAWRGFLFGAGEFLSGVYWLYISLHGMGGVPPLAAGFMLLALVAIMALYSAGACALAAAWAPAGPLRLWLLLPAAWTFLEWLRGWFLSGFPWLTLGYSQVDSPLAGYAPYLGGFGVSFAVVLSAGLLLTAIGAGNWRRSAPPVAALLALWSAGWGLGQLRWTHPAGPPLSVSLIQGDVPQDQKWEPAAFIPTLKLYRHLTDANWGRGLIVWPEAAVPAYQDEVQFDFLDPLEADARGHGTDILLGVPTYDGENYYNSVISLGQSDGTYNKRHLVPFGEDFEFLPRWVKSLLRDMDLPYSSFSPGAARQKLLVAAGYPVGTSICYEDAYGDEIMRALPEAAFLVNVSNDGWFGDSIALPQHLEIARMRAIETGRWLLRATNTGITAIVDDAGQVRAAAPTGQVYVLQGEIQPLAGATPVSRWGNGLAAGLTLLALLALGWRARRRAAA from the coding sequence GTGAGTCCGGTGGCCGCCATCCTGCACCGCATCTCCACGCGGGCGCTGGAGTGGCGTGCCGGAAGGGCAGGGGACGCCGCCGCCGCGTTGCTGGGCTTGCTCGCGGTGTTCGCTTTCGCTCCCTTCGGCTGCTATCCGCTCGCGGTGCTCGCGCTCGCAGGCCTGGCCTGGCTCATCGCGCCGCTGGGCTGGCGCCGCGCCGCCTGGCGCGGCTTCCTGTTCGGTGCCGGCGAGTTCCTATCCGGCGTGTACTGGCTCTACATCAGCCTGCACGGCATGGGCGGGGTGCCGCCCCTGGCCGCCGGGTTCATGCTGCTGGCGCTGGTGGCGATCATGGCGCTGTACTCCGCCGGCGCCTGCGCGCTCGCCGCGGCCTGGGCGCCTGCCGGCCCGCTGCGCCTGTGGCTGTTGTTGCCGGCGGCGTGGACCTTCCTGGAATGGCTGCGCGGCTGGTTCCTCTCGGGCTTCCCTTGGCTCACCCTGGGATACAGCCAGGTGGACTCGCCGCTGGCCGGCTATGCACCCTATCTCGGCGGCTTCGGCGTGAGCTTCGCGGTGGTGCTGAGCGCGGGGCTGCTGCTCACGGCCATCGGGGCGGGCAACTGGCGCCGCTCCGCACCGCCCGTCGCCGCATTGCTGGCGCTGTGGTCCGCCGGTTGGGGCCTGGGCCAGCTGCGCTGGACCCATCCCGCCGGGCCGCCCTTGAGCGTGAGCCTCATCCAGGGCGACGTGCCCCAGGACCAGAAGTGGGAGCCGGCGGCATTCATCCCTACCCTGAAGCTCTACCGCCACCTCACCGACGCGAACTGGGGCCGTGGCCTCATCGTCTGGCCGGAGGCGGCGGTACCGGCCTATCAGGACGAGGTGCAGTTCGACTTCCTGGACCCGCTGGAAGCCGACGCACGCGGGCACGGCACCGACATCCTGCTGGGCGTGCCGACCTACGACGGCGAGAACTATTACAACAGCGTAATCAGCCTGGGGCAGAGCGACGGCACCTATAACAAGCGCCACCTGGTGCCCTTCGGCGAGGACTTCGAGTTCCTGCCGCGCTGGGTGAAGTCGCTGTTGCGGGACATGGACCTGCCGTACTCGAGCTTCAGTCCCGGCGCCGCGCGGCAGAAGCTGCTGGTGGCGGCGGGCTACCCGGTCGGCACGTCCATCTGCTACGAGGACGCCTACGGCGATGAGATAATGCGGGCCCTCCCGGAGGCGGCCTTCCTCGTGAACGTGAGCAACGACGGCTGGTTCGGCGATTCCATCGCCCTGCCGCAGCACCTCGAGATCGCGCGCATGCGCGCCATCGAGACCGGCCGCTGGCTGCTGCGCGCCACCAACACCGGCATCACCGCCATCGTGGACGATGCGGGCCAGGTGCGCGCCGCTGCGCCCACCGGGCAGGTGTACGTGCTGCAGGGCGAGATCCAGCCCCTGGCCGGCGCCACGCCGGTGAGCCGCTGGGGCAATGGGCTTGCCGCCGGCCTCACGCTGCTCGCGTTGCTGGCCCTGGGCTGGCGCGCGCGCCGGAGGGCCGCCGCATGA
- a CDS encoding transporter associated domain-containing protein has translation MTDEDPQRSASPGLRAWFQRLGQALTGEPRDREELLELLNDARERNLFDADAQTMLEGVLQVADMQVRDVMIPRAQMVALEKDMDLSQALAVLSESGHSRFPVVGEDRDQVTGIVLAKDLLNHFVEGDDAPFNIREYLRPAPFVPESMRLNILLKKFRASRNHMAIVADEYGGVAGLVTIEDVLEQIVGDIDDEYDVDDEQRILKHTDTRYTVKAVTPVEDFNEYFGTTLSDDEFETVGGLVTHAFGHLPKRGERIELGGFRFKVLRADSRRLHLLEALRRPPAAESEA, from the coding sequence ATGACCGACGAAGACCCGCAGCGTAGCGCCAGTCCCGGCCTGCGCGCCTGGTTCCAGCGCCTGGGACAAGCCCTCACGGGCGAGCCCCGCGACCGCGAAGAGCTGCTGGAACTCCTCAACGACGCCCGCGAACGCAACCTGTTCGACGCCGACGCCCAGACCATGCTGGAGGGCGTGCTGCAGGTGGCGGACATGCAGGTGCGCGACGTGATGATTCCGCGCGCCCAGATGGTGGCCCTGGAGAAGGACATGGACCTCAGCCAGGCGCTGGCGGTGCTGAGCGAGTCCGGCCACTCGCGCTTCCCGGTGGTGGGCGAGGACCGGGACCAGGTCACCGGCATCGTGCTGGCCAAGGACCTGCTCAACCACTTCGTCGAGGGCGACGACGCCCCGTTCAACATCCGCGAGTACCTGCGTCCGGCGCCGTTCGTGCCGGAGAGCATGCGCCTCAACATCCTGCTCAAGAAGTTCCGCGCCAGCCGCAACCACATGGCCATCGTGGCGGATGAGTACGGCGGCGTGGCCGGCCTCGTCACCATCGAGGACGTGCTGGAGCAGATCGTCGGTGACATCGACGACGAGTACGACGTGGACGACGAGCAGCGCATCCTCAAGCACACCGACACCCGCTATACCGTCAAGGCGGTGACGCCGGTGGAGGACTTCAACGAGTACTTCGGCACCACGCTCAGCGACGACGAGTTCGAGACCGTCGGTGGCCTCGTCACCCATGCCTTCGGCCACCTGCCGAAGCGCGGCGAGCGCATCGAGCTCGGCGGGTTCCGCTTCAAGGTGCTGCGCGCCGACAGCCGGCGCCTGCACCTCCTGGAAGCCTTGCGCAGGCCCCCGGCCGCCGAAAGCGAGGCGTGA
- the ybeY gene encoding rRNA maturation RNase YbeY: MSGGGIQLDVEDVSGADGVPDAAALARWVEAALMGRRTEAQLSIRVVGEAESAEFNGRYRHKAGPTNVLSFPAELPPGVPVAALGDLVICAPVVAREAAAQGKAAEAHWAHMVVHGCLHLLGYDHVDERQAAEMEPLETAILAGLGYPDPYAPR; encoded by the coding sequence ATGAGCGGCGGCGGTATCCAGCTGGACGTGGAGGACGTGAGTGGTGCGGACGGCGTACCCGATGCGGCGGCCCTCGCGCGCTGGGTAGAGGCGGCTCTCATGGGGCGGCGCACCGAGGCGCAGCTCTCCATCCGTGTCGTGGGTGAGGCGGAGAGCGCTGAGTTCAACGGCAGGTACCGCCACAAGGCCGGCCCCACCAACGTGCTGTCGTTCCCGGCGGAGTTGCCGCCCGGCGTGCCGGTGGCGGCGCTCGGGGATCTGGTCATCTGCGCGCCGGTGGTGGCGCGGGAGGCGGCGGCCCAGGGCAAGGCGGCGGAGGCCCACTGGGCCCACATGGTGGTGCACGGCTGCCTGCACCTTTTGGGCTATGACCACGTGGATGAGCGCCAGGCGGCCGAGATGGAGCCCCTGGAGACGGCCATCCTGGCCGGTCTCGGGTACCCTGACCCTTACGCACCCCGCTGA